The nucleotide sequence ATCATTGCGATCATACCATGCGATTATGTTATCAATTCAACCTTGGCCATGGCTTGGTACGTTGGGACAAGAAATATAGCCCAACCCGAAGTGATCCACTGCACATCAAATGACGAAAAAAATTCCATAACACTAAAAGAACTTTGTGAAACTTTTAATCGCTGTGCAGCTCTTCATCCATGTGACAAATTTCTGTGGAAGCCACATTGTCAATTGAGGAATTCATTTCGCTATACCATTTTCTTCTACCTATTTCACATTTTGCCAGCAATGATTGTTTGGATACCAGAAAAAATAACCGGACTGGGAATACGGAGAATGAGGTAAGCTTTTAATATTTCAGTCACGTTTTTCCATCTAACAGCTAGCCTCTTATCTTTCAGTGTCTTGGATGCAATGAGGGTTTTTGATAAGGGCACAAAAGCTTTTGATTATTTCATGAATCAGGACTTTATTTATTCTGTCCAAAATTCCTTAAGAATTATGTCTCTTATGGATGAGAAAGATGCTGAGAGATATTGCTTCGATGCTGCCAGGTGTGACTGGAGTGAATTGATATCGAGATGCTTCAAAGGACTTCGATTGTACTACTTCAAAGAGTCAGCTGAAACTACAATGAAGCACAGAATCATTCGGAAAATGTGAGGAAAATTGTTTTGTTTCATTATTCTACAACTGaccaacattttcaaaaatgaataaTGGCATTGAAGACATtgatcatacactgagagaaatccgaaaaagttaaaataacattccggaaatgttaattttaccctgcattattgatccgaaatcggtgtaaatatcaccctttttaggtgtattagggattaaagttatcctttttcgtgttaattttacagttctgtctctctatatgcacactctctatatgcacagcttttgtgtcggttgcattcaaaatcaatttgtttacattttgtcaaagtaataaagaaaattattttcttggtaactaatttttctcgtttttaattatcttaattttattttttctgtctcatattatagttaaaataacacgggaaattctagaacaataaaaaaatattaatttattaaaagaaggagaaaaaccgttgggaatttcaaaaaaagttgtgcatattcagagagagaactgtcaaaaaaagaaCCCAAACtgatagcgagacagcactgtacacttaaaaaggtgtaaaattaacattaaaaaatgttgacatatttttacacctaaaaatgttaaagttaccaggaaaaaaagttaatttttttgactgtcttgactgttttccccaTCACTCCTTGTCATGTTCCAAAAACCACTAAACgacagaaaagaaagaaaagagaaagattttcatttttcataggaatagcaccataattcaaTTTTCACAATCTGTTTTATTCTATTGCAATAATTAAACACATGCAACTCCCTTTTGCGAACTAAAAAAATAATCGCTTAGTGTGGATGCATTTATGGCACAATTTCTGTGTCTTGgctacttaaaaaaaagtaataatatattatattaaaatattactctaaaaaatgcttaaaatcgtaaattcaaaaagaataattattatttttcgactatatatgtagcagcagtaaaaatacaaagatctTTGCGGCTcctttatttcacaaattacgaaatatagcgatttcaatattagtggcgagaagtggggcactggcgagaagtggtgattccaccctacacaATAATGGtaggaatttttgacaaaaagatgaatttttaaggaaatttgtgtCTAGTCAGGAGGGAAGAgtttttttctggagatgttCCTAAGACGGGACTTTTACTcgaatttcttttataaattagtGAAAGGTTCATGGATCACATtcaattctacaaatcaattcctcatcaaaacatcattttattaataatataaaagGCATAAAAAATCTTCTGCTGaacattttatcgattttttctgatttaaaaaaatcaagagtaAAGTTCGCTACAATTGGGATCATTTTTCGTTAACAAAAAATCCCTTCAGTGCAGTTGGTAAAAAcgttaaaattctgtcaaaaatgcaatttctgacgaaaattgcttccagtgTGTAGAGGACTTAAGATGCTTAGGAATATGTAAGCaaattgtcaaaaatttttgaagcaaaataagcctaaaggtgtctacacattgggaacaattcttgtcaaaaattgcttttttgaaggaaattgcctgcagcgctgtaagcagaaacgtcaaaattctgtcaaaaatgcaatttttgacgaaaattgttcccaatgtgtagaggccataatgtaggggaagttttcttcaaaaattgggatttttccttcaaaactttttaaaatcatttttgatgcAATCTGCTCCAGTGTGTATAGACCTTTATTCACCGCAGGacagagcattctcatacattttccgtacaaaaatgtggtatattttttcgtggttttttagttttggtataaaaccaaatgcaatcattttaaaacttttaccaaatgaaagagtatctaatgttatgttactagcacaaaatttataatgattgcacgaggacaaggggttactcaagtatggaataccgacacatttttctGCTAGAATCCATGGAATCCACGGAATCACTGATCATCTTCTGATAGAATCTCAAATGGAATCCATACAGAATCACTAGAATCAATTggaatcactggaatcaaatggaatcacagaatcagaatggaatcaaatggaatcaGTTTGACAAttacgaaattaaaaaaaaaacttgaaaaattcaaCAGAGGTCAATTCTGTATTTGTTTacttttaagaacgattgggtcaTGTATGATCAATGAAATTTAAGAAGTATTCCTGAAAATACCGATTAATGATAACTTTTACTTTGTTGGACTTATGTAGccttttgttccaaaaagtttttgcttaaaaaaatatatcacagctctctttttgagttcgaacagtaaaaatagaaatataaaaaatatttagattcaATCATTAATGCgaataattgaaattattttcatttttaatctgAAACACaaattggaataattgagaatcacgGAATACCGAGTTGAATcattaagagaatcacacatttAGAATTATTGGAATCACAATGGAATCTCATTAGAATCACATGGAATAATGGAATAtagacacaaattttcgatcttgagtaaccccttgcacgaggataatagttcctaaaaccattatgaaaaagacgtgaaatttgctattttttgaatttttctgacaaattttctatctgtaacatcagtaaaattttaaattcaataaaaaatatattctctgtatatgtggctaccatttcgtattttatctatttttgttggatctaaaggcgtctacacattgggagcaattttcgtcaaaaattgcgtttttgacagaaatttgacgtttccccctacaacactgcagggaatttccttcaaaaaagcaatttttgacaaaaattgctcccaatgtgtagaagccataatgcttaaaaataataaagaatttaagaaaaatataccatttgtgaattaaaatgctccatccgttagtaaATCATCCTAGATTCACCGTATCTAATATTTCAGTTTTAGAGATTATTTCGATTAATTTGTCTATCTTATTAGTCTTTTTATTTACAACGAAGTTGCTTAAACTGCAAAACGTTGTTTAGGCTTAAGAAAAATTCAGAAGAatcgtaaggtaaagtgccctcgagtcgaacGGTGATCAatctttgaatgttttaatggtgaatttctataaaattgtcactgattcgtatttatttatggaataattgacctattaatgttagatcatacgccaaatattagtgcaaatataaataaattgaataaataactctaccggtcgaattgaggaaccggtcgacttgactACACTTTACTTTATAAGGCATATATGCTTTATATAAGTTATATGAATCgaataaaagcaattaaatgtgaaaaatattgatattttcttatAATTAATTACCTCGAGATCCTCCTTGGcgatgaaaaatttgaatttacaaaaaaacaatatttttcgtGTAATTTTGTTGCTGCCGGGCGATCAGGGACACTACTGATCATCAACTCTTTTCAAAAGAAATCCATTCAATGCCATGCGCAAGATAAATTGCAAGCTAAACGAAATTATCAGTAAATTTGTAGTATTATATTTGGGAATGTTGGAATGTTATCGacaaaagtaaaattaaaaaccaGGTGTTGAGTTCTAAATGTAAATTGTATTGTTTTATTCTCTTTTTAGATCCGAAATAGGATACTACTTAGGATTCTTCGTGATCTATGCCTGCGCCTATGTGTTCTTCTATGTTGTTCTGAGAGATCATCTTATTTCATTTGCTGTTGCTAgtgttattttattatttttgatttggTTGTAATTTTATGCGtgagaaaattattctaattcaGCTTTGCATTCATATTACAAAAATTAGCAAAGTGCTTTAAGCATGAGTGTGGAAAAAAATGAGCAAATGCCCTGTGAAtgatattattgaaaattatttgatttttttttaaataaattgtcttaGCAAGAAATTAGTTTTATCGTAAAAGTAACATTGTAAAATGGAATATATTAAAAGACATCACAGTTTTTAAGTTTCTTTTTATAGTTTGAGCAAgagtagaatttttttattgtaaaattgaaagaataaaTATGTAGAAGAGAGagtattaaaaaagtgaaaatataagaaaaatgtgTTTAGTAaggatttagatttagattgaGCAGAGGTAGAAGAGAGAACAAAATctagatttaaatatttttttgtaaaacaaaaataatagcCAATGTGGTAAATAGTTAAAAACATAGAAGACTTTATTTTTGGATGATTCATTTTTAGGACAGATTACATCATAAGATGAGTTCTTAGTTGGTAAATACTTCTTCAATCTTTTATAAGTACtcttttcaaaatatcaaataaatataTTGGTCGAAATCCTAAgtgttccattttttttttattaagttgtcaataatatcattttctctctGTATATAATATTTCATGACTTCAGGTCCtaaactttttcgaaaattccaTCAAACAGGATATGAAGATTAGGTCAATTTCAAGTACAATATAAATACAATTCCTTTGACCGCTATGCTTCTTAAAATGGATGCCTTTCATGGAAGTTTTCTTTGTATATTTGAAGAAACGTCTAGATCACCTTTGATAAATGTTTTTCATTTGTCTTTTATACTTTGAAAATACTGCAGTTGtggcattttttttagtatcacTACCCTAAGGACTTGGCGTGAATGCTCTAATAGATGATCCTACTTCTTTAAAGTCAATTCCAGCATAAGATAATTTACGCATACGCAAAGCAGGTGAAGAGTTTCTAAATGAAATTCTAAAAGTTTACAATGCTAggcttaaaataatttaaaattataaaaacactttaattataaaaaatatttgttcgtttcaggaatttacaatgaaattCTCTTTGTAAAATGAAGACTAGGAATAGGAATTAAGTCAACACgaaattaacactttaagcatATTCAGCTTTTGAGATCATTTATTATAAAagagaaattattaataattaattatttgattttattaaataataaattatcaactgaattttttcaaaagctgcttcctttctttttttatttttcatgtttattaatttttttattttatttttttattaaatattaattgtttTATGAACTAACTattattaaagtattttatgaatttctgttttaaagtgttcaaaaaaaaatcattgtcaaatatttgtgaatttgcAAGTAACTTTGCAACTCAACAAACTCTGTAAAATgacaattttgtttgtaaattacaAATTATACAAACAAAGATTTGTTCAACTACAAAGTTTGTAATTTACCAATTTTTCAAACCTTTTTCTCTTGAACtatcttatttaatttttccgggaattttcaatacgatttttttttaattatttttaaataaaaattgaattattgatgTTCTGTatcaattgttaataaaaatgtattaagtaAGAAATACAATCCAAAGAACAGACGTTAAACTgggtgtaaaataaaaaaatgtttttcattattaattttcttaatttctttctAAACTAAATTTTGAGGCTTTTCGACTGAAGATGGAAAGCAAGGCTCAGAAAAGGCCTTTGTATTCCAAATCACGAGcttgtaataaaattattctcaatTCAAAGAAGTATAATTTACTAgcgtatttttattaaattgagtTCTACAAGGAATAAGCTTCAAACGCACAAAAAACGTTTtacatttgaggttatattcgaCTTAACCTCAAATCCAACTAAAGGAATATTCGAAGTTTTAaggtttaaattcaattttaacgcTATTTCTAACACCTGAGAGATAAAAAAATCTGTTGTAGCGGTACCATCCAAAAAAAACCCCATTATTTCCTCTTCCCATTTACGAGTAGATAAGGCTCATAGATCTGCCTATTCTTCTCTATCCTTTCTATATCGAGTGGCTGTGCTACTGTGGAAACTGGTTCCCACAGGTGGGTTGCCTCTGTGAGACCAGTCAGAGTGGAATCGATCGTTGCGGAGATCGGTGGTATTCCACAGAAGTTCTAGTCCTTCTCAAAATTTACTTCGTTTCCGCCACACTGTGTGGTTCACTTTGTTGATCAGTGTGAGAAATGCGGAAAAATCTAACCACAATCACAAATTTTCACGCTCAGTAACTCTGTTTTAGTCAGGTCTTCTTATTTCAATCTAAATTACTGATATAAATAACATCCAGACAAAATCCTGATAAAGtttgctaaaaaaatatatttacttatttgaggttatgtctcaCATAACCTATTTTTTCGACTAACCTCCTGGCTCAGTAAAGAGAATGATGTCGTTAGacattttttgtaaacatctccaATGaatattgttgaataaaaataaaggaaTACAAAAGATAAATTATTAAGAGCGTAAAAAAGTATTCTTTGAACTTGCCTGCAAATTCtaactagggggaagtggggaaactttgaaattgagaatatgtttaaatggaactgagccatatcataatgtaatttagcttctcagtctgtttgtgcacctaaattatatcacgataaggctgaattttatttaaaaataggtgaaaaatcccaatttcaaaagtgccccacttccccttactttcatattttgtgcatttctcatATTAATATTTGAGATCTTTATTTAGATTTCAATTTGTATCATTTTTTCAagagatttaattttattttcctaaaatcTTTTTGTAATAATACgtctcatttttttatttaggcaaaatatttcttctaaaAATATTAGGTTATGTTATGTTTAACCTTACAAAATCACTGTGTATACAATCAAGTTTTTCAAATATGAATGTTTGGAGAGTAATAATGACATTTTAATCCCGAATTCTCAAATGTGAACAAAATTCTTAAAGACGTAGTGGAAATCATGTGAAATACACTTATTCTAaatcaaggaaaataattttagaggaTTTACCTGCTTAATTTATCgttaaataaatggaatttcttgataaaattaatataatacgatagtATTGGGAAAGTGCCAgggaaaaatggttctaattgaGACTACACGAAAAATTgtctttacataacctcaaattttacatctgAAATTCATCGATCTGCCGATCATATTTGGATTTCATATTTCAAGAACTTTACTGTATAATAAGTTCTGCAAATATGAACATTAgagtatatagggtaagtgtgccaaattccggccagcttgcaatttcggccaccttttttgttcctcgactttccatgaacttttagattttacgtactctagagattatacaatgcaaaagaataacaaaaaatgcagcttagtcaaacgagataacgtgaaaaagatattggaagaattcccgaagggcagggaactatgagaatgaaggtgtccgaaatagggcaccaaagctatgtctatatttttattcattttaaaatgtattaagaatgattttagagtaaataaagacggtaaattctttacaaggttccaagcaacactctttcagaagaaagaataaaaaaatcaatttgtatttaaaatattacatttcaaacttcagactttgacgcttgcatgcaactgtgccgaaatttggcacagttaccctatGACATTTCTCACTACCCAAATGTGAatagaggagaccggggtacaattagccaggggtagaattggACAATGGGtttttctcgtttcccttaaaatgtacattgagcaaagtatttttgaaTGAAAGTTGCAACACGTCACCgaagaaaaatggttctaattcaaaCTCAACAGAAagctttcttcacataacctcaaattttacattttatgttCAACCGTCGCTCATATTTACGGAACTCATATATGAAGAACTTTACTGTGCATATTTTCTCCGGCATAATCCTTCAATATACCTTCTAAaggaagaatttattaaaatgcttAGTATTAATAACCTCAAAAAGTTAGCCGTTTCTGGTAATTTTGAAATGATTCTAgggtataaaatattaaaattctgaaCATTTTTAGTTGAGATTCGCATTCTACATTGAATTGTGAAGCTTCCAATCTTGACGGTCTCCGTTCTTGAGAGGTTATGtcttacataacctcaaaatattttcactaaCTTTGAACAATGCAATGTTTCTTAGATTTCCGTTTCTTTTCTTGatttaatgaattctattacttttcaataatttattatactTTTGTAGGAATTTCCAAtggttttttttgtggaataagtaaaaaattgtgtagaTCAAACTGTGAAcgatttttctttaatcttaACCTAATGTTTCATTGATATTTCACAATTCACAATAAAAAGACCgatttttcttttacataaaaTGACCTCAAAAGCTGTATATGCATTTAAGTTTGATATTATCATAATTTACCTTTGCAAATTTGTGTATCACATGTTTAATATTAGAACTGTCAGTAAAAGTTAGTTTTCTTTTGCAAAGATTTCcctaaattacattaaatacgttaatgtatatatttttaatctCTTTCTGAGTGTTTTTATCTACAGAGTTAGATCGCTATCTTAGATAACTATTTGATTCTTCATTTCCTGCATAGTTTTCCTAAAATGCAATATAGCATAGGATATGAAAGATAGGCAAGaattagagaaaattatttcaaaaataaaaatacatgccctagaaatatagaaaattcaGGAATAGCACCTTGTGAAACGTTGAAGTGGTGAATTTTTTCTCCTTAAAAAAGATGTAACAAATTCGTTTTTACAGAGATTTTATCGTTTGGAAGAAACGTTCTTTATCTTTTGTCACTAGTTTGAGTGTTCATTTCGTTAAAGCTTTATATTCTACTAAACTTTCtaagtagattttttttgtcacaacatttatatttttgcttttaaatttctttgttttttttttaatttgtttcttggCCATTTGTCCAACAATTCgcattttttatttgtattttttagcacaataaattatttgatttgtCTTTCtaaataattgataattttttttcctacgtgATATTATTTGCTTTTCATTTGATTCATTCTACAATTGCTGGCAGTTTCAATGTGTTTTCCCATCAGCTTTTCCatcttcttttttcttctcaGTGTCAATAAACAGAAGAGGAAACATTCCAATTAAACATCCAATTGTTATTCCCAAAATTCGAccctgaaattaatttttaaacttgCATTCcggctttttttttcaatctacaTAAATAGGAGAGAATAATCAAATAAACATAACTTACAAAACTTGCACTTCGGCGACTTTCCttcatttccatttgaaatttcgaTAAGGGTGGAACTTTAAAGCCCATTACCTCGCACAATCTCTCAACATAAACGGCTGATCCAAGACCAACAACATCACTAATCGTATTTCCCAATCCAGCAGCTGCCATCGTTGAGAGACACATGTAACCGCCAAGAGTTTGCTCAATGTAATCACCCTGTTATTTCGAGAAAATTACGAatattttactcaaaatttaCCATTGGATTGAGAAGCTACAAGAAATATCCTTACGCAAACGATCATCATGAAATTATCAAGAAAACCAAATCCAATAAAGGGCAATCCATTCACTAAGAACActaaaatggtttaaaaaaaaaacaatatagaCAAGTTTTGACTAGGAATGTAACGTAATTTAGGCCAAATGCTGAAcaggaacttttttttaattcttttaaaattaaagttgcacgattttttcaaataaaatataaagttAGTAGAGAAGGCAAAGTACATTCTTCTTTCTCTATGAAAAGAATAATTAAGAAACtaagattaaaaatttaaattaaagatcaTTTTTTTCCTGTCAGAAACTACACAAATTTCGCCTAAAATTAATTCGTACTGGGAAACTTTCTGACATTCTTGCATTCAGATTCAGATGGAATCGTCTTCCTCATGAAATTCAAGAATTAACATTAAAAGTTAGTCTTAAATAAGTTTTCAGTCTACTAACTAAACTAAAGGGTTccgtcaataaaaaaaatatttaaatcagtAACTAAAAAtatcgtagttttttttttttatctaagaCAGGAAAAGGAAAATGGATAAAGATGCACGTAAAAAGTATAGCTAAATATCTTAATGTTTACTACTaatatttcaaacatttttataaagagacaatataatttaaaattataagaaaaattaaatattgattaTTTTGCCTCTCAAATAGTGTCAATGTGACGACATTAAGCCCTTCTCTAAATTTACGCCAGTCCCCTTGTCACTTATCCCTAATTGTGTCATGCCCCATGTCTGTTACGCATACCTTTCCCTAAAACGCATTTAGATATTAATGTAGTCAAAATTGTATTAGAGTAATTctttgaaaattcatttaatcttTAGGGTTTCATGAcagattttctttcaaaacttcGGAAAGGTATCTTgggctatttttaaattattgattttgtagaaaagtctaaaaaattattaacacttttataaatgaaaaaaatatccagtagaaaatattttgatgtcaAGAATATTTCCTTAAATCTCTTAAATTAAGTATGAATTAATTTGGAATAAATTTCTAGGAGATAgagttttagaaatttttgtcaatatccTCGGGActcgaacactgagaaaaaacgggggtgcaattaacttttcctcctcataagtttaacactttttaggtgtaaaaatatatcaacattttttaaagttaattttacacctttttaagggtaaaaataacatgaaaaagggtaactttaagccctaatacacctaaaaagcataatatttacaccgattttggatcaatactgcagggtaaaataaacatttccggaatgttattttaactttttcggatttctctcagtgaacagTCCGAATCTTGAATTATTTTGCtcgcttttttttatcaaaactcAGTTTTTGAAATCGGTAGTCAAGATTTCTCGAAAACTGATGcgccattttcatttaaattgtgtacaaacattttagataatatAGGTATATAATTACACtgtgaaaaatccgaaaaagttaaaataacattccggaaatgttaattttaccttgaagtattgttccgaaataaaatattattaaaatgtaaatattatgctttttacgtgtattagggtttaaagttactctttttcatgtcaattttacccttaaaaaggtgtaaaattaacattgaaaaatgttgatatatatttacacataaaaagtgttaaaattacgaggaaaaaaagttaatcgcacccccattttttcttcgttggaaaggttttggaatttttgacgaGACTGAATACTGAATCAGTTCCAATCGATTTTTAACTGGTAATAAACCAAATATCCCAAATATGAACCGATAGGTAAGTAATTTTTGcccaaaaatcaattattttactcctaagctatttttaaCGATCTTTATAATGGATTTATTCAggagggtgacattagctctgacaAATgtaaccagttttagtgtaaatttttcctgtttttgtacaaatttctcgagatatcttcaaaactacgtaggtttccAATTTGGAGTTTTCGGTTCATTCTACGATGACAGAAAACAGATAATAAACACAAacgttttttcggcgcgctagaaacatatgggaaacataggaaatgtcatgcccctggattTATTAATGATTTGGTTCAAATCGGCTGAAACccgtaaacggtaaataatgcaaaactatTTTTGATATATAGCATCGAAGTCACGGGTTCGAGCATATCGCAAAGCGTGGGACGAtgctttgctaccccttttgTCCTAAAAATTCGCTCAAAAATTCGCTTCATTCGAGTGCAAGTTTTACTCcctttctaataatttttttcttaacttgTGATGAGTATTCGTGACTACCGCaaactgcaatttttttttttcaaattggtcTCTGATATTAGGGTTTTAACgcctaaatttttaaatcaaatttcataaaataatatttaaatgttgtacttctATGCTTaagaatttgcattaaaaatactGCGTTCAAAAAGAATTTAAGAACATATCTTTCTTTAAGTCTTCGAGATataatgatgctattccaatgaaaaattaaaagggaaaatctttctttcgaatattttttagtactgTACTGTTCTAGAGtgattctgcattatcgacttttctttgcattGGTTCCTATCTCGACTGTTTTATGCCAGTCTTCggcgtgttctaaaatcacaaaatagtcgtgacaggaaccaacacaaagaaaggtAGATTATATAAAAACAGTTAAGAACAGtcaagtgctaaaaaatattcGTTTTCCATTGGAAGAACGTAATAAACCc is from Phlebotomus papatasi isolate M1 chromosome 1, Ppap_2.1, whole genome shotgun sequence and encodes:
- the LOC129798122 gene encoding transmembrane protein 65 isoform X2, whose protein sequence is MSCNRSFCFLLRCGQTTRLLSQNCSKSSLGGTHSKFLGNLMQIPRNCVVRRWTGSYATGNLSADEANEFVDNLSAEERENLKNALAQYDSSTRRKFEAEVKSPPTSSQKLQLFLVNGLPFIGFGFLDNFMMIVCGDYIEQTLGGYMCLSTMAAAGLGNTISDVVGLGSAVYVERLCEVMGFKVPPLSKFQMEMKESRRSASFGRILGITIGCLIGMFPLLFIDTEKKKEDGKADGKTH